In Hyphomicrobiaceae bacterium, the following are encoded in one genomic region:
- the speB gene encoding agmatinase, with translation MQLNASLSPSCIASEQTFATCSTFLRVPRTPTASGADVAIMGVPFDLATSNRPGARLGPAAVRAASAGLAELKAYPGGFDPLAYLNCVDLGDLHFDYGNPHTIVDRMIDGASRVIEAGAFLIAIGGDHFISYPLLKAHARRYGPLALVHFDAHTDTWRSTNGPNEPIEMNHGTMFARAIDDGLIVPENSVQIGIRTWVDDPLGITILDNERVDQTQPKDIAAAVASITNGRAIYLTIDIDCLDPAYAPGTGTPVTGGLTPLRLLQILRQLQGLPIVGLDVVEVAPPYDVGNVTALNAATIIYEQLVRLAREHGAVSQRYAHRAFAAA, from the coding sequence ATGCAGCTGAACGCCTCGCTATCGCCTTCGTGTATCGCATCCGAGCAAACCTTCGCCACCTGCAGCACGTTCCTGCGCGTTCCGCGCACGCCAACCGCGTCGGGCGCCGACGTGGCCATTATGGGCGTGCCGTTCGATCTTGCCACCTCCAACCGGCCCGGCGCGCGGCTGGGACCGGCCGCCGTGCGTGCGGCATCCGCGGGCCTTGCCGAACTGAAAGCCTATCCGGGCGGCTTCGATCCGCTGGCCTATCTCAACTGCGTGGACCTCGGCGATCTTCATTTCGACTACGGCAATCCGCACACCATCGTTGATAGGATGATCGATGGCGCCTCGCGGGTCATCGAGGCGGGCGCGTTCCTCATCGCGATCGGCGGCGACCACTTCATCAGCTATCCGCTGCTGAAGGCGCACGCGCGACGGTACGGGCCATTGGCGCTGGTGCACTTCGACGCTCACACCGATACCTGGCGCTCGACCAACGGACCCAACGAGCCCATCGAGATGAACCACGGCACGATGTTCGCGCGTGCCATCGATGACGGGCTGATTGTGCCGGAGAACTCCGTGCAGATCGGCATCCGCACGTGGGTAGACGATCCGCTCGGGATCACCATCCTCGACAACGAGCGTGTCGATCAAACACAGCCAAAGGACATTGCGGCGGCGGTGGCGTCCATCACCAACGGGCGGGCCATCTATCTGACAATCGACATCGATTGTCTTGATCCCGCCTACGCGCCCGGCACCGGCACGCCTGTCACCGGCGGGCTGACGCCGCTGCGGCTGTTGCAGATCCTGCGTCAGCTGCAAGGGCTGCCCATTGTCGGGCTCGACGTGGTGGAGGTTGCTCCGCCCTACGACGTCGGCAACGTCACCGCGCTCAACGCCGCGACGATCATCTACGAGCAGCTTGTCCGGCTGGCGCGCGAGCACGGCGCCGTCTCGCAACGTTACGCCCACCGCGCCTTCGCGGCGGCGTGA
- a CDS encoding SDR family NAD(P)-dependent oxidoreductase, which produces MKPFHQIAGYWIARKRADPGMLAAANDAVANLKPVVVVTGGSRGIGLALAQRFAEAGDSVMLVARAQDELDKAAAQIRAKVTGATVLTASIDLTQPHAAPLLEQHLRAAGSYADVLVNNAAIGLAGPFHKASADKLQTLVSLNVGAPTVLMAYFLPGMLGRRRGGILNIGSLGGAVPGPGQSAYYASKSYLQALSEAAAAEYAGCGVRISALLPGPVNTTFHASMGAEQSPYRLLLPALSPERAARAGYNGFAFGKRVIVPGLFNKVMYVAVRMLPHPVTMPFVKFLLRTSD; this is translated from the coding sequence ATGAAGCCGTTCCATCAGATTGCCGGATACTGGATCGCACGCAAACGTGCAGACCCGGGAATGCTGGCAGCCGCCAACGATGCGGTGGCAAACCTGAAGCCGGTGGTCGTCGTCACTGGCGGCTCGCGCGGCATCGGCTTGGCTTTGGCGCAGCGTTTCGCCGAAGCTGGCGATAGCGTTATGCTCGTGGCGCGGGCGCAGGATGAACTCGATAAGGCAGCCGCTCAGATCCGCGCCAAGGTAACGGGCGCAACCGTGCTGACCGCCAGCATCGATCTGACGCAACCTCACGCCGCGCCGCTCCTGGAGCAGCATCTGCGCGCTGCCGGCAGTTATGCCGACGTGCTCGTCAACAATGCTGCAATCGGCCTTGCCGGTCCGTTTCACAAGGCTTCGGCCGACAAGCTCCAGACCCTCGTCAGCCTCAACGTCGGCGCACCGACGGTTCTGATGGCGTATTTCCTGCCCGGCATGCTTGGCAGACGGCGCGGCGGCATCCTCAATATCGGTTCTCTCGGCGGCGCAGTTCCCGGCCCCGGTCAATCGGCCTACTACGCCAGCAAGTCATATCTGCAGGCACTCAGCGAAGCAGCGGCGGCCGAATACGCCGGATGCGGGGTGCGGATTTCGGCACTTCTGCCTGGACCCGTTAACACAACCTTTCACGCCAGCATGGGTGCGGAGCAGTCACCCTATCGTCTGCTGCTTCCGGCTTTGTCGCCCGAGCGCGCGGCGCGTGCCGGCTACAATGGATTTGCGTTCGGCAAGCGCGTGATCGTTCCGGGGCTGTTCAACAAAGTCATGTACGTTGCGGTGCGCATGTTGCCTCATCCGGTGACAATGCCGTTCGTTAAATTTCTCCTTCGCACCAGCGACTAA